The Vibrio kanaloae genome has a window encoding:
- the gmk gene encoding guanylate kinase, with the protein MGKGTLYIVSAPSGAGKSSLISAMLETNPTYAMKVSVSHTTRGMRPGEENGVHYHFVEKHHFEDLIGKGEFLEYAEVFGNYYGTSRVWIEENLDRGIDVFLDIDWQGARQIRKQMPQAKSVFILPPSNGELERRLNVRGQDSNDVIAKRMSEAKSEISHYAEYDYVIVNDDFDAALMDFRAIIRAERLKQDKQAAKYSGMLTALLAE; encoded by the coding sequence ATGGGCAAAGGTACTCTTTACATCGTATCTGCACCTAGTGGCGCAGGTAAGTCGAGCTTGATCTCAGCAATGCTAGAAACCAATCCAACCTACGCAATGAAGGTATCTGTTTCACACACCACTCGCGGTATGCGCCCTGGTGAAGAGAATGGTGTTCACTACCACTTTGTAGAAAAACATCACTTCGAAGACCTTATCGGTAAAGGTGAGTTCCTAGAGTACGCTGAAGTGTTCGGCAACTACTACGGTACTTCACGCGTTTGGATTGAAGAAAACCTAGACCGCGGTATCGATGTATTTCTAGATATCGACTGGCAAGGTGCTCGTCAGATCCGTAAACAAATGCCTCAAGCAAAGAGTGTTTTCATTCTTCCACCATCAAATGGTGAACTTGAGCGTCGTTTGAATGTTCGCGGTCAAGACAGCAACGACGTTATTGCGAAACGCATGAGCGAAGCAAAATCAGAAATTTCTCACTATGCAGAATACGATTATGTGATCGTGAATGATGACTTTGATGCAGCCCTAATGGACTTCAGAGCTATCATTCGTGCGGAACGTTTAAAACAAGATAAGCAAGCAGCAAAATACAGCGGCATGCTTACAGCACTACTGGCGGAATAA
- the rpoZ gene encoding DNA-directed RNA polymerase subunit omega: MARVTVQDAVEKVGNRFDLVLIAARRARQMQTGGKDSLVPEENDKPTVIALREIEESLITKDVLDARERQEQQEQEAAELAAVSSIAHTR, from the coding sequence ATGGCACGCGTAACTGTTCAAGACGCTGTTGAAAAAGTTGGCAACCGTTTCGACCTAGTTCTTATTGCGGCTCGCCGCGCACGTCAAATGCAAACTGGCGGCAAAGATTCACTAGTGCCTGAAGAAAACGATAAGCCAACGGTTATCGCCCTTCGCGAAATCGAAGAAAGCCTTATCACTAAAGACGTACTAGATGCTCGTGAGCGTCAAGAGCAACAAGAGCAAGAAGCGGCTGAACTTGCAGCAGTAAGCAGCATCGCTCACACTCGTTAG
- the spoT gene encoding bifunctional GTP diphosphokinase/guanosine-3',5'-bis pyrophosphate 3'-pyrophosphohydrolase: MYLFDSLKDVAQEYLTEPQVEALRQSYVVARNAHEGQTRSTGEPYIIHPVAVSRILAEMRLDIETLQAALLHDVIEDTEVTKEELEAQFGNTVAELVDGVSKLDKLKFRDRKEAQAENFRKMVLAMVQDIRVILIKLADRTHNMRTLGALRPDKKRRIARETLEIYSPLAHRLGIHNIKTELEELGFEALYPNRYRVLKNVVKAARGNRKEMIQRIHNEIEGRLEEVGLPARVLGREKNLFSIYNKMKTKEQRFHTIMDIYAFRVVVDTPDTCYRALGQAHSLYKPRPGRMKDYIAVPKANGYQSLHTSMIGPHGVPVEVQIRTEDMDQMADKGVAAHWSYKGNGSRSSNGTTAQVKAQRWMQSLLELQQSAGNSFEFIENVKSDLFPDEIFVFTPKGRIVELPAGATAVDFAYAVHTDVGNMCVGARVDMNPYPLSKSLKNGQTIEIISAPGARPNAAWLNYVVTSRARTKIRQVLKTMRREESITLGRRLLNHALGERSIADIGQENIDHVLSDLRLTNIEDLLTSIGLGELMSIVIARRLLGDADELTEMENNSNKPRKKLPIRGAEGLLLTFAKCCHPIPDDHIIAHVSPGRGLVVHRETCPNVRGYQKEPDKYMAVEWSDDYDQEFIAELKVDLQNHQGALAELTNVVSKTGSNIHAISTEERDGRLYTVTILLTTKDRVHLASIMKKLRVMPHALKVRRRKN, translated from the coding sequence TTGTATCTATTCGATAGCCTCAAAGACGTTGCCCAAGAATACCTAACAGAGCCTCAAGTTGAGGCTCTGCGTCAATCTTATGTGGTAGCGAGAAACGCCCATGAAGGGCAAACCCGTTCAACGGGTGAACCATACATTATCCACCCTGTAGCGGTTTCAAGAATTCTGGCAGAAATGCGTCTGGATATCGAAACTCTGCAAGCCGCCCTACTCCATGATGTAATTGAAGATACTGAAGTTACAAAAGAGGAGCTAGAAGCTCAATTCGGCAATACCGTTGCTGAATTGGTTGATGGTGTATCTAAGCTGGATAAGCTTAAATTTCGTGATCGCAAAGAAGCGCAAGCAGAGAACTTTCGCAAAATGGTTCTCGCTATGGTGCAAGACATCCGCGTTATCTTGATCAAATTAGCTGACCGCACGCACAACATGCGCACGCTTGGGGCTCTTCGTCCTGACAAAAAGCGTCGTATTGCCCGTGAAACCCTAGAGATCTATTCTCCGCTAGCTCATCGTCTTGGTATTCATAACATCAAGACTGAACTGGAAGAGTTGGGCTTCGAAGCCCTCTACCCTAACCGTTATCGTGTACTTAAAAACGTAGTGAAAGCTGCACGTGGTAACCGTAAGGAAATGATCCAACGTATCCATAACGAAATTGAAGGCCGTCTTGAAGAAGTCGGTTTACCAGCGCGTGTACTTGGTCGCGAAAAAAATCTGTTCTCTATCTACAACAAGATGAAAACCAAAGAACAGCGCTTCCACACCATTATGGACATTTACGCTTTTCGCGTCGTAGTTGATACCCCAGATACTTGTTATCGCGCACTTGGTCAGGCTCACAGCCTATACAAACCACGCCCTGGCCGCATGAAAGATTACATTGCGGTACCAAAAGCCAACGGCTACCAATCTCTGCATACATCAATGATCGGCCCTCATGGGGTGCCCGTTGAGGTTCAAATCCGTACTGAAGATATGGATCAAATGGCAGACAAAGGTGTCGCTGCACACTGGTCTTACAAAGGCAATGGTTCGCGCAGCAGCAACGGGACAACCGCACAGGTTAAAGCACAACGTTGGATGCAGAGCTTACTTGAGCTTCAACAAAGCGCAGGTAACTCATTCGAATTTATTGAAAACGTTAAATCTGATCTGTTCCCAGATGAGATCTTCGTGTTCACGCCGAAAGGTCGCATTGTCGAACTTCCTGCAGGCGCAACCGCGGTCGATTTTGCTTACGCGGTCCATACCGATGTCGGCAACATGTGCGTGGGGGCTCGTGTAGACATGAACCCTTATCCACTCAGCAAGTCGCTGAAGAATGGTCAAACGATTGAGATCATCAGTGCTCCGGGCGCTCGCCCAAATGCAGCATGGCTCAACTACGTAGTGACCTCACGCGCTCGTACTAAGATCCGTCAGGTTCTAAAAACGATGCGCCGCGAAGAGTCGATTACGCTAGGTCGTCGTTTACTTAATCACGCACTTGGCGAGCGTTCTATTGCCGATATCGGCCAAGAGAATATTGACCATGTATTGTCTGATCTTCGTCTAACCAACATTGAAGACTTACTGACATCAATTGGTCTCGGTGAGTTGATGAGTATCGTGATTGCTCGCCGTCTACTCGGTGATGCTGACGAACTGACTGAAATGGAAAACAACAGCAACAAACCTAGGAAGAAATTACCTATCCGTGGGGCTGAAGGTCTATTGCTGACATTCGCTAAATGTTGTCACCCGATTCCAGATGATCACATCATCGCCCATGTCTCTCCAGGCCGTGGTCTTGTGGTCCATCGTGAAACGTGTCCAAACGTTCGTGGTTACCAGAAAGAACCAGATAAATACATGGCGGTTGAATGGTCTGATGATTATGATCAAGAGTTCATCGCTGAACTTAAGGTTGATCTACAGAACCACCAAGGTGCGCTGGCTGAGTTAACGAATGTTGTCTCAAAAACAGGATCTAACATTCACGCGATTTCAACTGAAGAACGTGATGGACGCTTGTACACTGTGACAATCTTGCTGACCACTAAAGATCGTGTTCACCTGGCAAGTATTATGAAGAAGCTACGTGTGATGCCACACGCGCTGAAGGTAAGACGTCGTAAGAACTGA